CGGACTCAGCTGCTCAGCCGGGGCAGGATCTGCTCGGTGAGGATGGACTGCTTCTGCGCGAGGGTGAGGTGGCACGCCGACAGGTGACCGGAGTCGTCGACGGCGTCCAGGCCGGGCCGCTCGGTGGTGCACCGGTCGCCGGGGACCTGGGAGCGGAACTCGCAGCGCGGGTTGAAGGCGCAGCCGGACGGCGGGTTCAGCAGCGAGGGCGGCGAACCCGGGATCGGCCGCAGCGGCACGTCCACCGCCGCGTTGATCCGCGGGATGGAGCTCAGCAGGCCCCAGCCGTACGGGTGCTGGGGGGTCTTCAGGATCTGCCGCATGGTGCCGCGCTCGACCGCCCGGCCCGCGTACATCACCAGCACGTCGTCGGCGATCTCGCGGATCACGCCGAGGTCGTGGGTGATGAAGATGATCGACGTGCCGGACTCCTCCTGGAGCTCCTTCAGCAGGTCGACGATCTGGGCCTGCACGGTCACGTCGAGCGCGGTGGTCGGCTCGTCCGCGATCAGCAGCTTGGGGCTGCAGACCAGGGCCATGGCGATCATCGCGCGCTGGCGCATGCCGCCGGAGAACTCGTGCGGGTAGCTGTCCACGCGCTTGTCGGGCTGCGGGATGCCGACCTTGGCCAGCATCTCGATCGCCCGCGCGCGGCCCTCGCGCTTGTTCGCGCCGGTGTGCTTCATGAACGGCTCGGCGATCTGCCGGCCGATCGTGTAGTACGGCGAGAGCGCGGCCAGCGAGTCCTGGAAGATCATCGCCATCTTGTTGCCGCGCAGCTTCTCCAGCTCGCGCTGGGAGGCGGTCAGGAGCTCCTGGCCCTCCAGCTTGATGGAGCCCTCGATGGTGGTGTTGCGCGGGTTGTGCAGGCCCATCACCGCGAGGTTGGAGACCGACTTGCCGGAGCCGGACTCGCCGACGATGCCGAGGGTCTTGCCGGCCGCCAGGTCGAAGTTCAGCTCGTTGACGGCCTTGACGATGCCGTCCTCGGTCCGGAAGCGGACCCGCAGGTCGCGGACGGAGAGGAAGGCCTCGCCCGCAGCGGCCGGGGTGCCGGCCTCGGACTTGGTGAGGGTGCTCACGGTCGGATCTCCTCGGGGACGGGGTGGTGCGGGGCGGAGGCGGATGCGGGGGTGCTCATCCGATCCTCACCCGGGGGTCGAGCACGCCGTAGACGGCGTCGACGATGATGTTGAAGACCAGGATCGCGGCGGCGCTGAACAGCAGCACGCCGAGCTCCAGCTGGGTGTCCTGGACGGTGATCGACTTCACCGCGAGCATGCCCAGGCCCTGGATGCCGAAGGACACCTCGGTGATGATCGCGCCGGAGAACACCAGGCCCAGGTCGAGGCCGAAGATGGTGATGATCGGGGCCATCGCGCCGCGGAGCGCGTAGCGCCACCACACGTACCGGCTCGACATGCCCTTGGCGCGGGCCGCCCGGATGTGGTCCTCGGAGAGCTGCTCGATCATCAGC
The DNA window shown above is from Streptomyces sp. TLI_171 and carries:
- a CDS encoding ABC transporter ATP-binding protein, with the translated sequence MSTLTKSEAGTPAAAGEAFLSVRDLRVRFRTEDGIVKAVNELNFDLAAGKTLGIVGESGSGKSVSNLAVMGLHNPRNTTIEGSIKLEGQELLTASQRELEKLRGNKMAMIFQDSLAALSPYYTIGRQIAEPFMKHTGANKREGRARAIEMLAKVGIPQPDKRVDSYPHEFSGGMRQRAMIAMALVCSPKLLIADEPTTALDVTVQAQIVDLLKELQEESGTSIIFITHDLGVIREIADDVLVMYAGRAVERGTMRQILKTPQHPYGWGLLSSIPRINAAVDVPLRPIPGSPPSLLNPPSGCAFNPRCEFRSQVPGDRCTTERPGLDAVDDSGHLSACHLTLAQKQSILTEQILPRLSS